The Acidobacteriota bacterium genome includes the window GGATGTATTAGAGTTCATTCACAATAGGAGCGTAAATCATGTTACACTCGGCGCCCACGCTGCATGGAGGTGCTGAGTATGGTAATCACCGAGAAGACTCTGCGCGAGAATTCAGTATTGGTCAAGGCCTTCACTGGCTTGCCCGCCGAGGCGTTTTGGGAGTTGGTGAATAAAACGGAAGTTCAACTGCCGGACGCTTCGCGTGAGCGCCAGCGTCATGAGCGACCTGATCGGCAACGAGCAATTGGTGGGGGACGCGACTTTGATCAACCCGTGGCCATTCGAGTGGCCCAGACCTTGACGTACTTGCGCTTGCATATTCCCCAAGAAACGGTGGCCTTGCTGTTTGGCGCCACGCAGACTGACGTGTCGCGCGATTTGCGGCGGCTGTTGCCGCTGGTCTGCCGGTTGCTGCCCGCCCCGGAAGTCTGGCAAGAAGTGGCGGAAGGAGAAACGCTGACGGCGGCCCAAGTCTTGGAACTGACGCAGTTGGCAGACGGGCGGGCGTTGGTCGACGCCACCGAACAACGGGTCTACCGCTCGCAGGACAGCGAGGTACGCAAAGCCCATTATTCGGGTAAGAAGAAGGCGTTCACCCTCAAGACCCAGTTTGTCACCGACGGGGAGCACCACATTGCGGCCATCAGCGAAGCGACGCCCGGCGCCAAACACGACAAGAAACTCAGCGATGAAGTCAAAACCGTCGAGCGGCTGCCGGACGGGTGTGAGGCGGATGCCGACAAAGGCTACCAGGGACTGGCGGATCAGGTGGCGCTGGTCACGGTCCGCAATGCCGAGACGGGGGAGGAGCAACACGTGCCCCGCCTGACGGTGCAGACCCCGATCAAGAAACCGAAGGGGCAAGAGTTGACGGACGAACAGAAAGCGTTCAATCGCCAATTGGGAGCCATTCGGGTGCGAGTCGAGCACTGCATTGGCTGGGTCAAGAATTGGGCGATCATCGCCACGCGTTTCCGCTGTGCCCATTCGATCTACACCCGGGTCATGCAGGTGGTGTGCGGACTGGTCAACTGGCAAACCCAGCGCTGGCAAGCGGCCCAAGCGGCCGCAGCGACCTGACCCGGCCGGTGCTCGTAGTGCTTCAGACCTCTCTGCCGCCCCGAGGGCTGTGCAAAGTACTCGCGTCATCGGCAGTCAAGACTTGCGGCGGCGCCTGAGCAACCCATTGCAAGTGCCGAGGCCGCACCCGACACCGCTCTACCCTGAACCGCAGGGCTGGGAGGCATGGCGGGCTTCAAAATCCCACCCATTTGCGCTTCTTGATGATGCCTACTAAGCCAGGAAGACATTGCTCGTGCTTGGGCCATTATTGTGCATAAACTCTATTGTTTACACTTAACCGTCTCCGTCCGCCGCCGATTCAGAACAACGGATTCGTGGAATGGCGCGGATCGGCGCCGCTGATGCCGAACGTTGGGCCTTGGCGTAGTCACAGCGCACGTTTCCT containing:
- a CDS encoding transposase; this encodes MVITEKTLRENSVLVKAFTGLPAEAFWELVNKTEVQLPDASRERQRHERPDRQRAIGGGRDFDQPVAIRVAQTLTYLRLHIPQETVALLFGATQTDVSRDLRRLLPLVCRLLPAPEVWQEVAEGETLTAAQVLELTQLADGRALVDATEQRVYRSQDSEVRKAHYSGKKKAFTLKTQFVTDGEHHIAAISEATPGAKHDKKLSDEVKTVERLPDGCEADADKGYQGLADQVALVTVRNAETGEEQHVPRLTVQTPIKKPKGQELTDEQKAFNRQLGAIRVRVEHCIGWVKNWAIIATRFRCAHSIYTRVMQVVCGLVNWQTQRWQAAQAAAAT